Within the uncultured Draconibacterium sp. genome, the region TTTCGCTGGTTTTTCCGGTAATTCCCATGGCATCAAATTCAAGGTCTTTTGGAACAAAACCCAGGTGGCTAAATAAACCGTTCAACGGCCGGTTAACATGTGCCGGGATAAATATTCCACCCAGCTCGTACACATACTTTTGAACCGAAGAAATACCTTTTTTTAATGCTGATGTAAGGTAATACGGAACCAACTCCAACACTTTTTCATTAGCATCAACAACCGGCTGATAACCAAAGTGTCCATCGGGATTTGGAATGCGTGTAATGTTTTGCTCCAAATATTGCTGAAACTTATCCAGTTTCTCGTCATCCTCGAAAAAGGCCAGGCAATGCACTTCTTCTTTGGTAGTAATTTCTACGCCGGGAAGTGCCAATATTCCCTTTTCGCGGGCCAAGTCGCGAATTACTTTCGCGTTTAGGGTCGAATTATGATCGGTAATTCCAATAATATGCAATCCTGCCTCCCGGGCTTGCTCCACAATTTTACGCGGAGCCATTTCCAGGTCAGCACAGGGCGAAAGTACGGTATGAATATGTAGGTCGGCCCTGAATTTTTGCATCTTATTACGTTAAGGTAATATATAAATTCCCTGCCATTTCAAATGTGGCTTTGTCGGTTCCCAATACAGGAATTCCTTCTTCGTTACTGCGTTCGAGCGTATCTTCTTCGGGCTCAAAACCCTTTACCAAAATTACTGCTGCCAGCTCTTTCAGCGAGGCAATAGCCATTACATTTTGATGCGTTTGCAGTGTTATCCATACCTGCCCTTCCTGCGCATTTCCCATTACATCGCTCAGCAAATCGGAAACATACCCTCCGGAAATTTCATTGTCTAATCCGGATTCGCCGGAAAAAACTTTTAATCCAAATTTTTCAACCAGTTCAGAAACCTTCATTTCTACCTCCTCTTCTGTTACAGTCAGCGTCAAAACGATTTCTCCCCCAGGCTTTTTCCAGGTTCTTAGTCGCTTTTTCGATGGTTATTTTTTTCTCGTTTAAGTATCTGTTTTGCAAAAAAATACAATCTGTCATTTTTGCTTTCCCTTGCACCA harbors:
- a CDS encoding DRTGG domain-containing protein; protein product: MKVSELVEKFGLKVFSGESGLDNEISGGYVSDLLSDVMGNAQEGQVWITLQTHQNVMAIASLKELAAVILVKGFEPEEDTLERSNEEGIPVLGTDKATFEMAGNLYITLT
- a CDS encoding PHP domain-containing protein gives rise to the protein MQKFRADLHIHTVLSPCADLEMAPRKIVEQAREAGLHIIGITDHNSTLNAKVIRDLAREKGILALPGVEITTKEEVHCLAFFEDDEKLDKFQQYLEQNITRIPNPDGHFGYQPVVDANEKVLELVPYYLTSALKKGISSVQKYVYELGGIFIPAHVNRPLNGLFSHLGFVPKDLEFDAMGITGKTSEKHARKHYDLGDKISLIYNSDAHFLEQVGTHYSVFNIHELSFCEVKRALNQQDGRFVEIV